Part of the Xylanivirga thermophila genome, AGACGCGCGCCTTTTATAGTATTAAACATTTAATTGTATTTTCATATTTGTACTTACCGACTGAATCTCTGTTAAAATTATACATAATAATAAGGGGGATAATGTTATGGAGAAAAAGCGTAATAGTCTTATAGCATTAATTTTAATAGTGTTAATGGTTATCAGTATAGGGTTGACTGGTTGCGGTAAATCTGAAAAAACCGATGTAGCGGATAAAGCTGATCAGCAAAAAGAAAGTGATGCCTCCTCAAAAGATAAGGATAAACAGGATGAAAAATCAACAGATGATAGCAACTCAAATGATGAAGGTGGATTGCCCATAGTAAAAGAAGCAACAACATTGAAATATTGGGTACCGATGCATGGAAGTGCAACCAAGATAATGAAAAGCTATAATGAGAATGAAGTCTATAAGGAACTTGAAAAGAGAACCGGAGTACATATTGAATTTATACATCCACCTGCCGGGCAGGCAAAAGAGCAATTCAATCTTATGATAGCGTCTAAAGATCTACCTGATATCATAAGTCAGCTTACTGACGGGTATCCCGGTGACGTAGACAAGGCCATAGATGACGGGGTTTATTTACGGCTAAATGAATTGATTGATAAATATGCTCCAAATTACAAAAAAATAAGGGAAGAGAATGCTGAAATAGCAAGACAGACTATAACGGATGAAGGAAATATCTGGTCTTTCCCATGTATTCAAACTACCGAAGAATTGCCGTGGTGGGGTCTTCTTATCAGAAATGATTGGTTGGAAGATGTAGAGCTTGAAATGCCCACTACTATTGATGAATGGCATACGGTACTTACAGCATTCAAGGAAAAGAAAGATGCCGAAGCGCCCCTTATGTTTCCAAAAGAAGGGTATGACTGGGGAGGAATGTTTGTAGGTGCATTTGATATTGGACCTGGATTTTATCAGCAAGGTGGTAAAGTAAAGTATGGATTTATAGAACCGGGGTTTAAAGACTATTTAGCCGAAATGAATAAATGGTATGATGAGGGACTTATAGATAAGGATTTTGCTACTCGGGATGATAAGAGCTATGAAGCTATGATCACATCCGGTAAATCAGGTGCTCTCCCGGCAGCATATGAACATGTAGCAGTATATGAAAGCATTATGAAATCCAATGATCCCAAGGTGAAGTTTTCACCGGCACCCTATCCCTCTCTGGAATCTGGGAAAAAGGTACAATATAGAGAAAAGGATGAGTTTAACAAGGGATGTGATACTGTTATAACTACATCGTGTGAAAAACCGGAAGTAGCAGTTAAATGGCTAGATTATGCATATGGTGATGAAGGTTCAATGCTATTTAACTGGGGAATTGAAGGTGTAAGCTATGAATTAGTAGAAGGTAACCCACAGTTTACTGAACTTATGACAAATAATCCTGATGGACTGGCTTATTCAATGCTTTCGTGGAAATACAAACTGCATATGGGACCTTATAAGAGGGATTGGAAGGCATTTGCAGGATTGGAAAAGGTAGAAGATTGCATGAAAACCTGGGGTGAAGCTGGCACAGACTATGTTATGCCTCGTGTTCAGCTATCGGATGAAGAGAGCCGCAAATATTCTAATAAGATGAATGAAATAAATACTTTTGTAGAGGAAAAAATATTAAAATTTGTAATGGGTGTAGAACCAATAGATAAATTTGAAAAATTTGTGGAACAGGTAAAAAAGATGGGGATTGATGAAGCGATAGATATAAAACAAGCTGCGTTGGATAGATACAACGCAAGGTAACT contains:
- a CDS encoding extracellular solute-binding protein, whose amino-acid sequence is MEKKRNSLIALILIVLMVISIGLTGCGKSEKTDVADKADQQKESDASSKDKDKQDEKSTDDSNSNDEGGLPIVKEATTLKYWVPMHGSATKIMKSYNENEVYKELEKRTGVHIEFIHPPAGQAKEQFNLMIASKDLPDIISQLTDGYPGDVDKAIDDGVYLRLNELIDKYAPNYKKIREENAEIARQTITDEGNIWSFPCIQTTEELPWWGLLIRNDWLEDVELEMPTTIDEWHTVLTAFKEKKDAEAPLMFPKEGYDWGGMFVGAFDIGPGFYQQGGKVKYGFIEPGFKDYLAEMNKWYDEGLIDKDFATRDDKSYEAMITSGKSGALPAAYEHVAVYESIMKSNDPKVKFSPAPYPSLESGKKVQYREKDEFNKGCDTVITTSCEKPEVAVKWLDYAYGDEGSMLFNWGIEGVSYELVEGNPQFTELMTNNPDGLAYSMLSWKYKLHMGPYKRDWKAFAGLEKVEDCMKTWGEAGTDYVMPRVQLSDEESRKYSNKMNEINTFVEEKILKFVMGVEPIDKFEKFVEQVKKMGIDEAIDIKQAALDRYNAR